One part of the Streptomyces sp. NBC_00286 genome encodes these proteins:
- a CDS encoding ATP-binding protein, producing MIVHSSEEEGEDHQPLQLTSPQSAERARNVARGFLSAVAARAGAETDAVLLVVSELVTNAVRHAGGVTRLNLTAGPGTVTVSVEDASTTAPQPRRTDAVKPGGFGWHLVHELSADVRVSIGPRGKTVSAVLPLSH from the coding sequence GTGATCGTGCATTCATCCGAGGAAGAAGGGGAAGACCACCAACCCCTCCAACTGACAAGTCCGCAGAGCGCGGAACGGGCGAGGAATGTGGCGCGCGGATTCTTGTCCGCGGTAGCCGCACGTGCTGGAGCCGAGACGGATGCCGTGCTGCTCGTGGTGTCGGAACTGGTCACCAACGCGGTCCGGCACGCCGGCGGGGTGACCCGACTCAATCTGACGGCCGGACCGGGAACAGTGACGGTGTCGGTAGAAGACGCCAGCACCACCGCCCCGCAGCCGCGGCGGACTGACGCGGTCAAACCGGGTGGGTTCGGTTGGCACCTGGTGCACGAGCTGTCCGCAGATGTGCGGGTCAGCATCGGACCCCGAGGAAAGACGGTGTCCGCAGTCCTGCCGTTGTCCCACTAA
- a CDS encoding DUF3662 domain-containing protein, which produces MKSLTALEQAMERWSNALWTLLIPPVHRQQDQTELVRTLHQECDDRALILDRQRILVPNVFVIELPPESHRQLADSRGPLDNYLSNHVRRHAAEQGYSFAGPVAVRLTEVEGNKVGRFRVRSCIAPTGASGGCAVGFVVD; this is translated from the coding sequence ATGAAATCCCTCACCGCCCTGGAACAGGCCATGGAGCGATGGAGCAATGCTCTGTGGACCCTGCTCATCCCGCCCGTCCACAGACAACAGGACCAAACAGAGCTGGTGAGGACACTGCACCAGGAATGCGACGACCGTGCCTTGATTCTGGACCGGCAACGCATCCTGGTGCCCAATGTCTTCGTCATCGAACTGCCGCCGGAGTCGCATCGGCAACTGGCCGACAGCAGAGGCCCGTTGGACAACTACCTGTCGAACCACGTGCGCAGGCACGCCGCGGAGCAGGGCTACTCGTTCGCCGGACCGGTTGCCGTCCGGCTCACCGAGGTGGAGGGGAACAAGGTCGGCCGTTTCCGGGTCCGCAGTTGCATCGCCCCCACCGGCGCCTCCGGCGGTTGTGCGGTTGGGTTCGTTGTCGACTGA
- a CDS encoding LysR family substrate-binding domain-containing protein, producing the protein MTGSEASPSFRLAYVPGVTPAKWVRIWSERLPDVPLTLVDVPAAEASDVLRSGGADVGVVRLPVDRTVFSAIPLYTESTVVVVPKEHLVTAADEVSVGDLADDVVFHPLDDVLSWERLPGRPAIERPATTADAIELVAAGVGLLVVPQSLARLHHRKDLTFRPVVDAPQSSVALAWPEDATTELVEDFIGIVRGRTVNSTRGRTPAPAQPKAKRREAADGRRKPASSGRSRGSGGGAKGGRRGKPRRRS; encoded by the coding sequence GTGACTGGCTCGGAAGCATCTCCCTCGTTTCGCCTCGCGTACGTTCCGGGGGTGACGCCCGCCAAGTGGGTGCGGATCTGGAGCGAGCGGCTGCCCGATGTTCCGCTGACCCTCGTCGATGTGCCGGCCGCTGAGGCGTCCGATGTGTTGAGGAGCGGGGGCGCCGATGTGGGGGTGGTGCGGCTTCCGGTCGACCGTACGGTCTTCAGTGCGATCCCTCTCTACACCGAGTCGACGGTGGTCGTGGTGCCGAAGGAGCACCTGGTGACGGCGGCGGATGAGGTGAGCGTCGGGGATCTTGCCGACGACGTCGTGTTCCATCCGCTCGATGACGTGCTCTCCTGGGAGCGGTTGCCGGGGCGTCCCGCCATTGAGCGGCCTGCCACGACGGCGGATGCCATTGAGCTCGTGGCGGCGGGGGTGGGGCTGCTCGTCGTCCCACAGTCGTTGGCCCGTCTGCACCATCGCAAGGACCTCACGTTCCGGCCTGTGGTCGATGCGCCTCAGTCGAGCGTTGCGCTGGCGTGGCCCGAGGACGCGACCACCGAGCTGGTTGAGGACTTCATCGGGATCGTCCGTGGCCGGACGGTCAACAGCACGCGCGGGCGTACGCCGGCTCCCGCGCAGCCGAAGGCCAAGCGCCGCGAAGCGGCGGACGGCCGCCGGAAGCCCGCCTCGAGCGGCAGAAGCCGTGGAAGCGGCGGCGGAGCGAAGGGTGGCAGGCGTGGGAAGCCTCGGCGTCGGTCGTAG
- a CDS encoding glycoside hydrolase family 16 protein — MGSHAAPNRRKRALLPPLGLMLLAVLLGVPRADGAPAPADACRTTGTELPRGDCGPFWQVLAEDFNGDRVPLGAFSDCDHHVDTSAAYCRGLSGAYRDNWWAYPTGWPDTARDRGREVVGVYHPEDTVSVGPAENGDGRMRIRMWRPADGGPVHAAAVVPRAVMQMKYGKYSARIKVTKLAPGYKSAWLHYGGGCEMDHPEGEWTGQLTAFHHPCGGGEQGYFPGADDWTEWHTVSTEWTPGHVRFFVDGRQTGHDTRGVPNRPLSWVLQNESALQGPGAAPGSSAQLEVTWVAAYAYGWK, encoded by the coding sequence ATGGGTTCACACGCAGCGCCGAACCGCCGTAAGCGCGCCCTGTTGCCGCCCCTCGGTCTCATGCTCCTGGCCGTGCTCCTCGGCGTCCCCCGTGCCGACGGGGCGCCCGCGCCGGCCGACGCCTGCCGCACCACCGGCACCGAACTGCCGCGCGGCGACTGCGGCCCGTTCTGGCAGGTCCTCGCGGAGGACTTCAACGGGGACCGAGTGCCGCTGGGCGCGTTCAGCGACTGCGATCACCATGTCGACACCTCGGCCGCGTACTGCCGGGGCCTGAGCGGTGCGTACCGGGACAACTGGTGGGCGTATCCGACGGGTTGGCCCGACACCGCGCGCGACCGGGGCCGGGAGGTTGTGGGTGTCTACCACCCGGAGGACACCGTGAGCGTAGGTCCCGCGGAGAACGGCGACGGCAGGATGCGTATCCGGATGTGGCGGCCCGCCGACGGAGGTCCGGTGCACGCCGCGGCAGTGGTGCCGCGTGCCGTCATGCAGATGAAGTACGGCAAATACAGCGCCCGTATCAAGGTGACGAAGCTCGCTCCGGGCTACAAGTCCGCCTGGCTGCACTACGGCGGAGGCTGCGAGATGGACCACCCCGAAGGCGAGTGGACCGGCCAGCTCACCGCCTTCCATCACCCCTGCGGTGGGGGCGAGCAGGGCTACTTCCCGGGGGCCGACGACTGGACCGAGTGGCACACCGTCTCGACCGAGTGGACGCCGGGGCATGTGCGGTTCTTCGTGGACGGCCGGCAGACGGGCCACGACACCCGAGGCGTCCCGAACCGCCCCCTGTCCTGGGTGCTCCAGAACGAAAGCGCCCTGCAGGGGCCGGGAGCGGCTCCGGGCAGCAGCGCCCAGCTCGAGGTCACGTGGGTCGCCGCGTACGCGTACGGCTGGAAATGA
- a CDS encoding Rieske 2Fe-2S domain-containing protein has product MSFRRSHDTLAALPRDPRADAYPMPTVPHGWYAVLRSAELRPGRVVSLHYFGRALIAFRGADGQPAVRDAHCPHYGAHLGVGGKVVDGTVECPFHGWRFGADGRCVEAPFAVRTPKVSIGGFPVREHSGLVFVYAGPGEPAWDVPEIPEAADRDFAKPIDDTCRARIHVQEMRENIVDESHFHFIHGQSEPPVQDLRTDGPFAEVRGRIGRRVLGWDINNTFDAFMYGPGVMVVRSHGPVLSVTAVALTTPVDDRMSEMRMLYYLRKPARLPFLVPLLKLVFRAEALGEVREEVRIWDHKIHQSRPVLLPHEKGIRALRRWYAQFYPSEVPVDQLHSRS; this is encoded by the coding sequence ATGTCTTTTCGTCGTAGCCATGACACCCTCGCTGCCCTGCCGCGTGATCCGCGCGCCGACGCGTACCCGATGCCGACTGTTCCGCATGGGTGGTACGCCGTTCTCCGCAGCGCCGAGTTACGCCCCGGCCGGGTCGTCAGCCTGCACTACTTCGGGCGTGCCCTCATCGCCTTCCGTGGAGCGGACGGTCAGCCGGCCGTGCGGGACGCGCACTGTCCGCACTACGGGGCGCATCTGGGCGTGGGCGGGAAGGTCGTGGACGGGACGGTGGAGTGCCCGTTCCACGGGTGGCGGTTCGGTGCGGACGGGCGGTGTGTGGAGGCGCCGTTCGCGGTCCGGACGCCGAAGGTGTCCATCGGCGGCTTTCCAGTTCGTGAGCACAGCGGGCTGGTCTTCGTGTACGCCGGGCCTGGCGAGCCGGCGTGGGACGTGCCGGAGATCCCGGAAGCGGCGGACAGGGACTTCGCCAAGCCGATCGACGACACCTGCCGGGCGCGTATCCATGTCCAGGAGATGCGCGAGAACATCGTGGACGAGTCCCACTTCCACTTCATCCACGGCCAGAGCGAACCGCCCGTACAGGACCTGCGGACGGACGGGCCCTTCGCCGAGGTCCGCGGCCGGATCGGGCGGCGCGTACTCGGCTGGGACATCAACAACACCTTCGATGCGTTCATGTACGGACCGGGCGTCATGGTGGTCCGCTCCCACGGGCCCGTCCTCTCGGTCACCGCGGTCGCCCTGACGACGCCCGTCGACGACCGCATGAGCGAGATGCGGATGCTGTACTACCTCCGCAAGCCGGCCCGGCTGCCGTTCCTGGTGCCTCTTCTCAAGCTCGTCTTCCGGGCGGAGGCCCTGGGCGAGGTGCGCGAGGAGGTCCGGATCTGGGATCACAAGATCCACCAGTCGCGCCCGGTCCTGCTGCCCCATGAGAAGGGCATCCGGGCGCTGCGGCGCTGGTACGCCCAGTTCTATCCGTCCGAGGTCCCGGTCGACCAGCTGCACAGTCGGTCTTGA
- a CDS encoding glycoside hydrolase family 5 protein, with translation MRSTRHLPLRIAPALGLVAALLLPLLGLGAPAHAAATGFRIENGRLLEASGNDFVMRGVNHAHTWFPDRISSLAHIKAKGANTVRVVLSSGDRWTRNDAADVANVVGQCKQNRLICVLEVHDTTGYWEQSGSVSLSRAADYWISVQSALSGQEDYVIVNIGNEPHGNLNFLSWTADTKAAIQKLRGAGLDHTIMVDAPNWGQDWAFTMRNNAASVFASDPDANTIFSVHMYGVFDTAAEVRDYLNRFVTAKLPIVVGEFGHNHSDGNPDEDAILATAQQLGLGYLGWSWSGNGGGVEYLDMVTNFDPNQLTSWGQRIFNGPNGIAATSEEAAIYSSASS, from the coding sequence ATGCGCAGCACCCGCCACTTGCCTTTACGGATCGCCCCGGCTCTCGGCCTCGTCGCCGCCCTGCTCCTCCCCCTGCTCGGCCTCGGCGCCCCAGCTCATGCCGCCGCCACCGGCTTCCGCATCGAGAACGGCCGGCTGCTGGAGGCGTCAGGGAACGACTTCGTGATGCGGGGGGTCAACCACGCTCACACCTGGTTTCCGGACCGGATCAGCTCGCTCGCGCACATCAAGGCGAAGGGCGCCAACACCGTACGGGTCGTCCTCTCCAGCGGTGACCGGTGGACCCGTAACGACGCCGCCGACGTGGCCAACGTCGTCGGCCAGTGCAAGCAGAACCGGCTCATCTGCGTGCTGGAGGTCCACGACACGACCGGTTACTGGGAACAGAGCGGAAGTGTCTCGCTCTCGCGGGCCGCGGATTATTGGATCAGCGTGCAGAGCGCGCTGAGCGGCCAAGAGGACTACGTCATCGTCAACATCGGCAACGAGCCGCACGGGAACCTCAATTTCCTGAGCTGGACGGCGGACACGAAGGCCGCGATCCAGAAGCTCCGCGGCGCCGGGCTCGACCACACGATCATGGTTGACGCGCCCAACTGGGGCCAGGACTGGGCGTTCACCATGCGCAACAACGCCGCCTCGGTCTTCGCCTCGGACCCGGACGCCAACACGATCTTCTCCGTCCACATGTACGGCGTCTTCGACACCGCCGCGGAGGTCCGCGACTATCTGAACCGCTTCGTCACCGCGAAACTCCCCATCGTGGTGGGCGAGTTCGGCCACAACCACTCGGACGGCAACCCCGACGAGGACGCCATTTTGGCCACCGCCCAGCAGCTCGGGCTCGGCTACCTCGGCTGGTCCTGGAGCGGCAACGGCGGCGGGGTCGAGTACCTGGACATGGTCACGAACTTCGACCCGAACCAGCTCACCAGCTGGGGTCAGCGAATCTTCAACGGCCCGAACGGCATCGCCGCCACCTCCGAGGAGGCCGCCATCTACTCCTCCGCATCATCCTGA
- a CDS encoding FAD-binding oxidoreductase — MTTYTPALDETLTERLREAIRGEIIEPGDPDYDEARTVYNAMHDKRPAIIVRAADAGDIRATVNFARDHELLLAVRGGSHSVPGYGTCDEGVVLDLGAMRGIRVDPERRTARAEGGCTWADFNHATHAFGLATTGGVVSTTGIGGLTTGGGMGHLARRCGLACDNLISVDLVTADGSFLTCTDEHNADLMWAVRGGGGNFGVVASFEYRLHPVADILGGPTFYPLDGDVIRAYRELIADSAEEFNALLVVGLGPPLPFLPERWHGRPMCGVLTCFSGPEDEDDRILARLAGLGPVVGQHVARMPYPVINTLFDELLPAGLYHYWKGSFSRGLPDGAIDAYTEYGATTPTIQSATVVFPIDGACHRVGPEETAFAYRDADFSTALSPALPTRSECEANIDWARAFAAALEPHSTGGGYVNFMDADDQDRVRANYRQNYDRLRSVKRRYDPGNLFRLNHNIAP; from the coding sequence ATGACCACCTACACACCCGCCCTCGACGAGACGCTGACGGAGCGGCTGAGGGAGGCCATCCGGGGCGAGATCATCGAGCCCGGGGACCCGGACTACGACGAAGCCCGCACCGTCTACAACGCGATGCACGACAAGCGTCCGGCGATCATCGTGCGGGCGGCGGACGCGGGCGACATCAGGGCCACGGTGAACTTCGCCCGGGACCACGAACTGCTCCTGGCCGTCCGCGGTGGCAGCCACAGCGTCCCCGGCTACGGCACCTGCGACGAAGGTGTCGTACTCGACCTCGGCGCCATGCGTGGGATCCGGGTCGATCCCGAGAGGCGCACGGCTCGGGCCGAGGGCGGCTGCACCTGGGCCGATTTCAACCACGCCACGCACGCCTTCGGTCTGGCCACCACCGGCGGAGTCGTCTCCACCACGGGAATCGGCGGGCTGACCACCGGAGGGGGCATGGGCCATCTGGCCCGGCGGTGCGGGCTGGCCTGTGACAACCTGATCTCCGTCGACCTGGTCACGGCCGATGGATCGTTCTTGACCTGCACCGACGAGCACAACGCCGACCTGATGTGGGCCGTACGCGGCGGAGGCGGCAACTTCGGGGTCGTCGCATCCTTCGAGTACCGGCTGCACCCGGTGGCCGACATTCTCGGCGGACCGACGTTTTATCCGCTCGACGGTGACGTGATACGGGCCTACCGCGAACTGATCGCCGATTCCGCCGAGGAGTTCAACGCCCTGCTGGTCGTCGGGCTCGGTCCGCCGCTGCCGTTCCTGCCCGAGCGCTGGCACGGTCGGCCGATGTGCGGGGTTCTCACGTGCTTCAGCGGCCCCGAGGACGAGGACGACCGGATCCTGGCCCGGCTTGCCGGCCTCGGCCCGGTCGTGGGACAGCATGTCGCGCGGATGCCGTACCCCGTCATCAACACGCTCTTCGACGAGCTGCTGCCCGCCGGCCTCTACCACTACTGGAAGGGCTCCTTCAGCAGAGGCCTCCCCGACGGTGCGATCGACGCCTACACCGAGTACGGCGCGACCACGCCCACCATCCAGAGCGCGACGGTCGTGTTCCCCATCGACGGTGCCTGCCATCGGGTGGGACCCGAGGAGACCGCGTTCGCCTATCGCGACGCAGACTTCTCCACCGCCCTCAGCCCTGCCCTGCCGACTCGCTCCGAGTGCGAGGCGAACATCGACTGGGCGCGTGCCTTCGCAGCGGCACTGGAACCCCATTCGACGGGGGGCGGCTACGTGAACTTCATGGACGCCGACGACCAGGACCGGGTGCGAGCCAACTACCGGCAGAACTATGACCGTTTGAGGTCCGTCAAACGGCGCTACGACCCCGGCAACCTGTTCCGCCTGAACCACAACATCGCTCCCTGA
- a CDS encoding LuxR C-terminal-related transcriptional regulator, whose product MSEETTGSEQAAPQAFCHEIEQARDAVAREAWAEAYAALHDLDHDRLTPDDLAALADAAWWTSRVPESIEARMAAYSGYAAAGVDRRAGYCAWMLFYEHQLAGRTAAAAGWLQRARRHLSGEPECVEQCYLAWVEAEEAQRRGAFGEAMSCARRMADIAERCGSADLLAMSIDAQAGVLLAQGRIAGGLDLLDEVMCSVMAGELSPFFTGWIYCLGLQQCMACADLERAVEWTDAAMAWCASMPEENNYRGLCRVHRVEVLELRGDWPAAESEATLTCQELLPYEARMAAEVFYLAGGIQRRRGDLAAAEASYERAHELGRDPQPGLALLRLAQGKAATASAALRLALAGEDGGGPGRLERCRLLAAQVEVCLALRQMDEARTAAGELASTAREWQQRRESGTTVLHATSAQASGAVALAEHDLDRAQRLLRRALSLWQELGVPYEAAQVRMTLAAADRAAGDDEGARLELQAAHAAFERLGAEPDARRAAALLSAVRDQLPGGLTEREAEVLRLVAAGRTNRSIASELMISEHTVARHLNNIFAKLDVPSRAAATAYAYTHGLA is encoded by the coding sequence GTGTCCGAGGAGACCACCGGCAGCGAACAGGCGGCCCCGCAGGCGTTCTGCCACGAGATCGAGCAGGCGAGGGACGCGGTCGCCCGTGAGGCTTGGGCCGAGGCGTATGCCGCCTTGCATGACCTCGACCACGACCGGCTGACTCCTGACGACCTTGCCGCGCTCGCCGACGCCGCTTGGTGGACCAGCCGGGTTCCGGAGTCGATCGAGGCACGGATGGCGGCCTACTCGGGTTATGCCGCGGCGGGAGTCGACCGCCGGGCCGGGTACTGCGCCTGGATGCTCTTCTACGAGCATCAACTGGCGGGCCGTACGGCAGCGGCAGCGGGCTGGCTGCAGCGGGCGCGCCGCCATCTGAGCGGTGAGCCCGAGTGTGTCGAACAGTGCTATCTCGCCTGGGTCGAGGCAGAGGAGGCACAGCGGCGTGGCGCGTTCGGCGAGGCCATGAGCTGCGCGCGCCGGATGGCCGACATCGCGGAGCGTTGCGGCAGCGCCGATCTGCTTGCCATGAGCATCGATGCGCAGGCGGGTGTCCTGCTGGCCCAGGGACGGATCGCCGGCGGACTTGACCTGCTCGACGAGGTCATGTGCTCGGTGATGGCGGGCGAGCTCAGCCCGTTCTTCACCGGGTGGATCTACTGTCTGGGCCTTCAGCAGTGCATGGCCTGCGCCGACCTGGAACGCGCCGTCGAGTGGACCGACGCAGCGATGGCCTGGTGCGCGTCGATGCCCGAGGAGAACAACTACCGGGGACTGTGCCGCGTCCATCGGGTGGAGGTGCTCGAACTGCGAGGCGACTGGCCGGCCGCGGAGAGCGAGGCGACACTGACCTGCCAGGAGCTGCTGCCGTACGAGGCCCGGATGGCCGCCGAGGTGTTCTATCTGGCCGGCGGCATCCAGCGGCGGCGCGGCGACCTGGCCGCGGCCGAGGCCTCGTACGAACGTGCTCACGAACTGGGCCGGGACCCGCAGCCGGGCCTGGCCCTGCTGCGGCTCGCCCAAGGCAAGGCCGCCACTGCGTCCGCCGCCCTGCGGCTCGCCCTCGCCGGGGAGGACGGCGGCGGACCCGGCCGCCTCGAGCGCTGTCGGCTGCTTGCGGCTCAGGTGGAGGTCTGTCTTGCCCTCCGTCAGATGGATGAGGCCCGTACGGCAGCGGGCGAACTGGCGTCGACCGCGCGCGAGTGGCAGCAGCGGCGTGAGTCAGGAACGACCGTGCTGCACGCGACCTCCGCGCAGGCGAGCGGCGCGGTGGCACTGGCCGAGCACGACCTCGACCGCGCGCAGCGCCTGTTGCGGCGGGCACTGTCCCTGTGGCAGGAACTCGGTGTCCCGTACGAGGCGGCTCAGGTCCGTATGACACTCGCCGCCGCCGACCGGGCGGCGGGGGACGACGAAGGCGCTCGACTGGAGCTGCAGGCCGCGCACGCGGCCTTCGAGCGGCTGGGCGCGGAGCCTGATGCGCGGCGGGCGGCAGCCCTGCTCAGCGCAGTGCGGGATCAGCTCCCGGGCGGGCTCACCGAGCGGGAGGCCGAGGTGCTGCGCCTTGTCGCCGCAGGCCGGACCAACCGGTCCATCGCCTCCGAATTGATGATCAGCGAGCACACCGTCGCGCGACACCTCAACAACATCTTCGCCAAACTCGATGTGCCGTCGCGGGCCGCGGCCACGGCGTACGCCTACACCCACGGCCTCGCCTAG